TAAAATATTAATAAAATGTAGTCATATTTTCCATAACAAAAGAGATAGTTTATCTAAAATATAAAATTTTAAAATTTCTCTTTCGTTCCTTAAAAACATAACTGACCTCCTTAAAAAATTATTTTAAGTGATATTATCATATAAAATTTTTTTTGTCAAAATATATTTTTTATTTTTTTCTGCCAATTGTTAAAATTATAGCATTGATGCAAAATGCAAGAATTAAAATATAATTTGAATGATTACCACCATAGATTTTTCCAAATAAAGCTATAGCTCCTCCCATTATAATTGCACTTAGAACATAGAACTTTTTAAATCGATATCCCAAAATTCCTGCAAAACATGGAATTATAAGTGCACCAGAATAAACAGATAAAGCTAATAATAGAGAACTTAATATAAACTTGAGTTTAAGAGCAACTAGGATACTAAATAACCCAAATACTCCAATGAAAACTCTTGTAAGTTTAATTGATCTTATATTTTTTAAATTTTTAGTAAAAATCTCTGTAAATATAGATGATCCAGTTAGCAAACAAGTGTCAGCAGTAGAAATTATAGCAGAAAGTAAACCAAAGTATAAAAGAAGACTTATAGGTTTTGGTAAAGTGTTAGCTGCAACATGTAGTAATGGAGATTGACCATTAGTTAAATTTGGATAAGCTCCCGCAGCAAATATACCTATTTTAGTTAAAATAAAAGCTAAAGGTATTAAAATAATAATACTAATAATAATAGATTTTTTAGCAACAGTACTATCTTTTGCACAAAAAATTCTAGAGTAAATATCAGGACCAACTAAAAATGTAGATGAATATGTTAGTACTAAAATTAATAAATCGATGTAACTAAATTTTTCGTTGATTACTTGAGGTACTACATAAGTTGTTTCTATGTTTGGTAAAAATAAAAAGCATAGAACAATACCTAATAAAATAAAAATTAATTGAAAACAATCTGTTTTTATAATTGAAAGTTGTCCACCTAGTATCGTATATATAATAAAAACCACTCCACTTATAATAACACTTTGAAAATAAGAAAAATTACTTATAATCTCCATAATTTGAGCAGCACCCATAATTTGAGCAGCAACAATTCCAATCCAAGCTATGGAAATAATAAAAGAACTTAAAATTCGAACCTCATCTCCATAAAAACTTCCTAAGAGTTCAGGAAGATTATAACCTTTAAATTTTTCAAATTTTTTAAGTAAAGGTAAAAGGGCAAAAAGACCAAATGCAGCACAAAAAAGAAGCCAAATTCCAGCCCACCCAATAGAATAAGTAGCAGCAACATTTCCTAGTATAGCTGAACTTCCTAAAACTGTAGCTAATAAACTACCTGTAACTTGGAAAACACCAGCCTCCTTGTTCGCTATAAAAAAATGTGAACTATCCTTAATTTTTTTAAATGAGTTATACCCAATTGCTAAAATACCTAGAAAATATAAATTTAAAAATAAATTTTCTACCATTTAAAATTAACCTCCCCTGATTTTAAAATTTTTATAATTTTATTGGAATCTTGAACAATAAGATGTCCATTATCATCAATATCAACAACAATACCTTGAATAGGACTATTTTTTTCATAATAAATAATATCTTTACCAATTAAAAATGATTTATTACGATAGATTTTAATAATTTCTGAATCATCTAAATTTTCTATAATATCCATAAGATTATTTATTATTTTTGAAATTAGTTGATTTCTGTTAATAGGAGTAATATCCTCTAGAAAAATCGATCCAGCAGTATGAGAAAGATCCTCTGGAAAGTTTAAAGTATTAAAGTTTACTCCAATTCCTAAAACAATATTTTCAATAGAGCCACTTTCAAAATCTGTTATAGCTTCTGTTAAGATTCCACATATTTTTTTATTATTTAAGAAAATATCATTAACCCACTTTATTTGAGTATCTTTATTACAGATTTCATCGATTGCATTAGAAACAGCAACTGCTGTAGCAATGGTTATCTTAAAAGAGTTTTCCAGAAGTAAAGTTTTTGGTTTTAAAATAATACTCATATATATTCCAGTATTTTTAGGTGAAAAAAAACTTCGCCCTTTTCGTCCTCTACCATTTGTTTGCTCATTAGCAATTATAACGGTTCCATGCTCTGGATTATTTACTAGATAATTTTTTCCCTCTGAATTAGTAGAGAAAACAGAATCTTTTAAAATAATATCATTATTGTATTTAAGATTTTTTTTGATTTCTATTAAGGATAAAGTATTACTCTTGTGAGGAATACAGTGACCTTTTCTATTTACAGAGTCAATTGTATAACCATTATTTTTTAGTTCTTTAATAGCTTTCGAAACTGCTGCACGAGAGATATTTAATTGAATTCCAATATCTTCTCCTGAAAGATAAGAACCTTTGTTTTCTTCTAACATAGAGATAATCTTTTCTTTAGTAGTCATTTTTCCTCCTGATTGTATACAGTATTCAATATATATTATTACAGAATTAAAAAAATGTCAACTTTATTATTCTCTTAAGGTTGACATTTTAGTTTTACTCAAATGCTAGAAGTCTAGACATTTTAACATATTTAATTTTTTTTAGTTCATGAACAACATCTTCTGGAGGAAGAGAAGTTGAAGATATCTCAAAAGATATAACTACAGAAGCGACGTTATTAATTGGAATATTTTGATTAATAGTAATTATATTACAATTAACCGATGATAAAAAATTTAAAACTTCAGATAAAGCGCCTTTTTCATGCTCTAACATAAGAGATATTAAAGCTTTTTTTCCCAAAGCATTATCAGATGGTAAAAATACAAAATCTTTATATTTATAATAAGTACTTCGACTTATTCCGACAATTTTAACAGCATCACTAACATTTTGGACTTTGCCTTCAGCTAGTAAGTTTCTAACCTCAATAACTTTCTCCAGATAATCTGGAAGGATAGATTTATCTACAACCAAAAATTTTCCATTCATTTGCAACCTCCCAATTTATATACATTTGTAGATAGTATAACTTTAAAAAAAAAAAATGTCTATAAAAAAAACTTGTATTCTAAAAAATAATATGCTATATTGTCTCCTATATACAAACATATGTTTTTAAAATAAAGACAGGGAGATGGTAAAAATGGAGAAAGTATTTAAAGCATGGTGCGGCTTAGGCCTGGTAAAACGAATTTTTATAGGATTATTATTTGGAGTAGCTTTAGCATATATTGCTCCTAATAGTATGAGTTGGATAACAATTTTTGGAGATTTATTTGTAGGTGCTCTAAAAGCAGTTGCTCCAATATTGGTATTTTTCTTAGTTATATCTGCAATTGTTCAGCATAAAAAAGGTCAGAAAACAAATATAAAATCAATAGTGATATTATATTTATTGGGAACTTTTTTAGCTAGTTTAGTTGCAGTAATAGGAAGTTTTTTATTTCCAGTTACCCTATCCCTTGTATCTAATGTAAATATGGAGTCAGCTCCACAAAATATAGTTGGAGTTTTAAAAACGTTACTTTTAAATTTAATAGATAATCCAGTAAAAGCTCTTTTTAATGGAAATTATATAGGCATCTTATTTTGGAGTTCATTATTTGGTATCTTTTTGAAAGAAGCTAAAGAAGAAACAAAAGTGGTAGTAGTTGATATTTCTAAAGCTCTTTTAAAAGTTGTAAAACTTATCATAGAGTTTACTCCATTTGGTGTTATGGGATTAATATTTAGTTCAATAGAAGCTAGTGGTGGAAGTGGATTACTATCATATGGAAAGATTTTACTTTTACTTTTAGGATGTATGGCAACAGTAGCTCTTATAGTTAATCCAATAATAGCTTTTATAATGATTCAAAAAAATCCATATCCATTAGTATTTACATGTTTGAAAGAAAGTGGATTAACTGCATTTTTTACAAGAAGTTCAGCAGCGAATATTCCAGTAAATATGAATCTTTGTGAGAAGCTAGGTTTAGAAAAAGATATGTATTCAGTTTCTATTCCTCTTGGAGCAACAATAAATATGGCAGGAGCAGCAGTTACAATATCTGTCTTTGCTTTAAGTGCAGCACATACTTTAGGAATTCAAGTAGATTTCTTCTCAGCAATTGTTCTAAGTGTTCTTTCAGCTGTAAGTGCTTGTGGAGCTTCAGGTGTAGCTGGAGGATCATTACTCTTAATTCCACTAGCATGTAGCTTGTTTGGGATATCTAATGATGTTGCAATGCAAGTTGTTGGAGTAGGGTTTGTTATAGGAGTTCTTCAAGATTCGTGTGAAACAGCTTTAAATTCATCTACAGATGTTTTATTTACAAGTATTGCAGAATATTCACAGTGGAGAAAAGAGGGAAGAGAAGTAGAGGTTAGCAAAGTATAAAATCAAAAGCTTAGATTTTTTCTAAGCTTTTTTTATATTGTTCAAAAAATAATTAATTAGAAAAATACTTTAAAAAAATCTTTAAATGATGTAGGATATAAAAAAGTCTTATAAGAGGTGGTGTATGAAGAAAAAATATATTTGTTTAGCGTTAATTACAACATTATTGGCTAGTTGTAGTAGCATAGAAAAATCTGAGAATAGAGATAGCTATCAAATACCAGTTGTTCCAGATAAAATAGTAGAAGAACCAATGATACCCATGACAACTTTACCTGTCAAAGCAAAATCAAAAGCTGTGGATGAATTTGTTAATTCAAAAGTTTTAGAGCATGGGAATTTAAGTTTTTATGCTATGGATGTGAAAAGTGGAGCAGTTATTGATAATTATAGAGGAGAGACAGCTTTAACTCCAGCATCTGTTTTAAAAATAGTTACCTCAGCAACAGCCTTAGAAGTACTAGGTCCAGATACTGTTTTAGAAACTAAAGTTTTATATGATGGAAAGATATCTAAAGATGGAGTTTTAACTGGAAATATATATATTCA
This region of Cetobacterium somerae ATCC BAA-474 genomic DNA includes:
- a CDS encoding sodium:solute symporter family protein, which encodes MVENLFLNLYFLGILAIGYNSFKKIKDSSHFFIANKEAGVFQVTGSLLATVLGSSAILGNVAATYSIGWAGIWLLFCAAFGLFALLPLLKKFEKFKGYNLPELLGSFYGDEVRILSSFIISIAWIGIVAAQIMGAAQIMEIISNFSYFQSVIISGVVFIIYTILGGQLSIIKTDCFQLIFILLGIVLCFLFLPNIETTYVVPQVINEKFSYIDLLILVLTYSSTFLVGPDIYSRIFCAKDSTVAKKSIIISIIILIPLAFILTKIGIFAAGAYPNLTNGQSPLLHVAANTLPKPISLLLYFGLLSAIISTADTCLLTGSSIFTEIFTKNLKNIRSIKLTRVFIGVFGLFSILVALKLKFILSSLLLALSVYSGALIIPCFAGILGYRFKKFYVLSAIIMGGAIALFGKIYGGNHSNYILILAFCINAIILTIGRKK
- a CDS encoding biotin--[acetyl-CoA-carboxylase] ligase yields the protein MTTKEKIISMLEENKGSYLSGEDIGIQLNISRAAVSKAIKELKNNGYTIDSVNRKGHCIPHKSNTLSLIEIKKNLKYNNDIILKDSVFSTNSEGKNYLVNNPEHGTVIIANEQTNGRGRKGRSFFSPKNTGIYMSIILKPKTLLLENSFKITIATAVAVSNAIDEICNKDTQIKWVNDIFLNNKKICGILTEAITDFESGSIENIVLGIGVNFNTLNFPEDLSHTAGSIFLEDITPINRNQLISKIINNLMDIIENLDDSEIIKIYRNKSFLIGKDIIYYEKNSPIQGIVVDIDDNGHLIVQDSNKIIKILKSGEVNFKW
- a CDS encoding ACT domain-containing protein, encoding MNGKFLVVDKSILPDYLEKVIEVRNLLAEGKVQNVSDAVKIVGISRSTYYKYKDFVFLPSDNALGKKALISLMLEHEKGALSEVLNFLSSVNCNIITINQNIPINNVASVVISFEISSTSLPPEDVVHELKKIKYVKMSRLLAFE
- the sstT gene encoding serine/threonine transporter SstT → MEKVFKAWCGLGLVKRIFIGLLFGVALAYIAPNSMSWITIFGDLFVGALKAVAPILVFFLVISAIVQHKKGQKTNIKSIVILYLLGTFLASLVAVIGSFLFPVTLSLVSNVNMESAPQNIVGVLKTLLLNLIDNPVKALFNGNYIGILFWSSLFGIFLKEAKEETKVVVVDISKALLKVVKLIIEFTPFGVMGLIFSSIEASGGSGLLSYGKILLLLLGCMATVALIVNPIIAFIMIQKNPYPLVFTCLKESGLTAFFTRSSAANIPVNMNLCEKLGLEKDMYSVSIPLGATINMAGAAVTISVFALSAAHTLGIQVDFFSAIVLSVLSAVSACGASGVAGGSLLLIPLACSLFGISNDVAMQVVGVGFVIGVLQDSCETALNSSTDVLFTSIAEYSQWRKEGREVEVSKV